In the Diprion similis isolate iyDipSimi1 chromosome 13, iyDipSimi1.1, whole genome shotgun sequence genome, GTTGGCCGCATGCACTCATCTGGGCAGTGACAACGTTAATTTTCAGATGGAACAGTACGTCTATAAACGGCGTGCCGATGGTGAGTTGAATTGCTCGTAAACTGCGCCTCGATCCGCTCTTGAGTAATAGAATAAGTTCCAAAGCAAGGTTCCTAATATTTATCTTCAGGTGTGAACATCATCAACCTTCGTCGTACTTGGGAGAAGCTTTTGTTGGCTGCTCGTGCCATCGTAGCGATCGAGCATGCCAGCGAGGTCTTCGTCATCAGTTCTCGGCCCTACGGCCAAAGGGCTGTTCTCAAGTTCGCCGCTCACACAGGCGCTACTCCGATCGCCGGACGTTTCACGCCTGGTGCATTTACCAATCAGATTCAGGTtgctacgattttttttattaatcttcGAAGCTAGAGTTAATAATGTTTACTAAATGATGAGACAATTTATGTCCAGAATAGTACATGTGTTGGTACATAAGGCTTAATCTTTTCTGAATGGTGGTAAACAAACTAAAAATCAGATTTTACAATTCAAGAATCTCCTCGGCATCGTATgacattcttttttcaacgctTTAAGGCTGCTTTCCGCGAACCTCGTCTGCTAATCGTCACCGACCCAGTCACCGACCATCAACCCATCACCGAAGCGAGTTACGTTAACATCCCTGTAATCGCATTCTGCAATACCGATTCGCCTTTGAGATTCGTCGACATTGCAATTCCGTGCAACACTAAAAGCTGGCACAGTATCGGGCTGATGTGGTGGCTTCTAGCACGCGAAGTACTTCGTCTCCGAGGGTCAATTCCCCGCGAAACCAAATGGGAAGTCGTCGTCGATCTCTTCTTCTATAGGGATCCGGAAGAGGTTTGTATTTTGTTGCAAAACACTAGAAGATCAGAGATAATTCGGTCAACTTTATCAAGAAATTTAGTTTCTTAACTTACGCTcaatgatttattttacagGCCGAGAAGGAAGAACAAGCGGCGAAAGAAATCGCAGCACCGGCAAAGATGGACTTCATCAGTAGCGCCGAAGCTCCGCCGACCGCTGAGGCTGGATGGGCTAACGAAGTTGCTGTCATTCCGGCGACCGAGAACTGGGCCGACGATACTGGCGCTGCACCCGCAGTTGTTCCCCCCGCTGGTGCACCTGCTGCTTTTGCACCCAACGAGGACTGGGCTGCGCAGGTAAAATACTAACTAACGTAACTGAAATTCTCGTTGTTGTAAACATGCAAATGTTTTTCAAGATCAGATTCACTGAATGCTACACCAAAGTTGACCAGAAACAAGTCTCAGACAAGCTGTACGAAGTTCTTCCGATTCTGATGCTTTTCGATTTATTCTTCGAATTCAATGAAATCCTTCGATTTAAAACACTTCTCCTCAGGTACAAGACGAGTGGTCAGCGACTCCGCCTGCTGCCACCGCAGCTGCTGCAGCACCTGCTCCTACCCAGAGCTGGGGTGGAGCGCCGACTGAGAAATGGTAATCGCGTTGCTTTCAGAGCTATCGCGTGTTGCTAAATCACTTTGTAATACAACACaataataaagtgaaaaattaaatcacagtacgttaatttttatcgttatatttttttaagatttgTACACTTGATACGTAATATTCGTTACAGTGTTAAACAAAACGACTTTTCTCGATATGATCGTCAAAGTCAGTTAcactaatttatttttgacgtaattcatggttttttttaatgatttgaCTTCTTTGCACAGTATATTTTCTAATCTTCATCGCCAATCTCGAAATCATGACCGTTTTTTTGTCGACTGGCTATTTTACCGTGAACTCTGAATCTGTAAATGCAGGTGAAATCAGGGTGACCCCAGTTTGATTGTATTTCAAGAAGAATTGTTTCGACCGGATACAGCTTCTTCACCTCTTTGTCCTGAAATTAACGCAATTAACTTACATCATTAGGCTGTGAAAAATCAGGAAACATGGGCAAGCCATGGTTAGTCTTACCATCAGAACAAAGGTCTGCGAAGGTTGGCCATTGATGTCGTACGTGAAACTATCTAGTGTCCGAAGACCGTGTTCTATTACCGCCTGAAAGGTGTGAGAAGATTGTGTAATTACATTTCGAAAGGCGTATAATGAAGCGATAGCTAATCGAAAGATGCTTAATGTTACTATTCTGATTTTCACTCACATGAACCGAAAAGTCTCGTGGTGCTGAGTTTATCGATCCAGTTAACGACGCTGATACGGGTATGTGCTCGAGTGTAACTTTGTCAATGTATGCTGCACGTGCCAGtttcaaaagtatttttcCGTTTGATCCTCGAAACGCCCAGCATTCTCCCGCTTGAGTCCATGGCTAGAGGATTAGtacggaaaaattataaaactgtAAACGGTAAAACTGATCAAACAGATTATTTGCTGTATTGATTTAAGTAAAGCAAAAGTTGgcttttctccattttcataTGAAATCAATGCTCAACAAACCCGATCAACACACCTGAATCACTTTACGAGGTGTAAAATAGCCCGCCTCCCAAATTGGAATGccaaaaaaagttatttgctGATGATCAGGCTTGTGATACGACTCTGTGTCTGGAGTGTCTAAAACTGCTCCACCGGCAGCCTCGGATGCAAAGTCTGGAAGCTCGTGATCTGAATCAAACACCCAACAACTCGTCAACATAATTATCATCGCTTTGATCATTCTTATTAAATTCAGAGTTCGTGCGCAAGTAGAGAAATTCTCGAATCAAGCTTAAATCTTAAGCGAGCTCAAAAAATCAGCTCTTAATGATATTTTTAACTGTTCTGTATCACTAAagacttattttctatacatatacctttTCTAGTACTTAGTGCAATATTCGAGAGATCCTTGTATTGATTTTTCTgttaggagaagaaaaaagtgagaaaactttaagcattttttaattattaatcgtTAAATATGTAATTCTTTGCCATTTTTATCAAGCTCATTTCAATGCTGAGCGCCTGGTTCTTGAGGCTCGCTAGCTCGTGTTTTAGCAGCAAATTTGACTCTGTCGAAGTCGTTGCAATACCAATGAGCCCCTCGTCGCTCGATTTTACCACCTTTCCATAGGGATGCTCTTCGTGGTACGTCGACATATCAATTTTCACATGCACCAATGTGTATGCTATTAAAACACCTGATTCAAAATATTAGCAATGAGTTTCATACgttttaatgatttttgttATACCAGTTCTatatgctaatttttttcgttgataattatgttgaaagtaataaaaattaggcatattgaaaaaaagtttgtcagGAGTTTTAACGTTTAGTTTCAcctattgtaaaaattattcggttttattttaatttctgtgtttcttttttcaatctcaaatCCATCATGATTACTGttttaataaaaacttttgctgaattatttctcattaatttgaaatatattttcatgaaatctCATCCTAACTTGGAAAGTTATCAGTAaagaaaagaggagaaaatatACTTGTCAATGAagttggtttttctttttctctatctttcttttcctttgttCAGAGTTGAGATGAAATTGGTGTTAAATGATtgatgaaatgaaacgaagCAAATTTTTTCGTGTTTCATGTACAATGCAAGATATATttctaatgaaaatttcgtcatTCAAATAGATACAAGCTTTGGTTTGATACCTGCTCCTAAAGCCATTATGGATATGATTTGGATCAGGAAGCCCAAGatttttgtaagaaaattaACCATACGGCGAGTATTGAGAAGTAACCAGAGGTCGAGAGTCATTAATTGCATCGCCGATCtgaaaaaaactataaaatgTCGGTAAGTTGTCGTATATTATTTGCGTAATATAAAGAACgaagttattttttatacttggtaaatttaatatttatatactacTGCGTTTATCATTGTGTAATTATGTGAATTTAACTATactatttacatttatttttgcgGCTATCCATCGCATAAAACGTGGAACAATCCTATCTGACTTATATTTCTAAATCTGAACCCAAATTCATGGCTAATATATATCGCAActtcaataattatattattttttccgcTTTTCCGTTGTTCCGTTACTGTGTTCACTCCGCTATCCGATGCGCTAGTACGAATAATGCCGGTTTTAATTAAccgatttcaaaaatcgtctgtttatgtttgtattttttttttaagataagaatttttttgccgATCAAACCACCCTGATCTATCAAGTTTGatggtgaatttttcaagaaaaatttactgGGTATGATCTTGTTTTCAAATTGCTATGATTTAGTAGCGCTCCACGAAAAAGTGGGTAATGCAGAGCACATATTTACCATAGCAAAGCGCTACTGAAGTAATTATTTAACGTGCTTCAACACTTGTGGTAAatactattatttataaatttagttTTAAAATCAGGTAAACTAACACTGCCTTATTCGTTTTTTACGGGATGCGTCCATAAATATAGCGCgccaataatttatttctgcacgtttcaatgaaatttgaatcagaagctggaatttcatttgaaacaaAACGTAACAGCATTTCCCAccatccaagcattctgattggttgactAAAGTTAGATTCGATTagtcaaccaatcagaatgcttggatggTTAACACGACGATTCTCAACTTTCGACAATTCTCGGAACTCGATATGGCGCCTCCATGTGACAGGGACGATCCAAGATGGCAGCGTTGATTTTGATTAGTCGCATTTCGAGGCCGTGCTAGTAACAGCATCAGCATTAGGAGGAGCAAAAACAGCGGCACATCAGGATCGGTATTagttaaattttctaatttccttGTAGAGATGAAACGTCTCGTTGTTACGTgcgaaatttaatttgatttgcGACTCATCCTTCGTTTGTCGACAAAAGTGACCagtaaacaattgaaaaacgaCGACAAATCACCGCAGTTTATAAACAGAGAGACAACAATAACGACAACGATGGAAAAAAGGTTAAGTACCGTTTGAATTATGTTAATTGGCATCGATGCTGTCCTTCTATTTATCcctcgaataaattttttcatcactcttCCTCTCCTCGCATTCCTTCTCCCTAATTCTGTCTGTGTCATAATCACTTGGCAGATGTACAATCACTTTTCTACATTAGGTTCTAGACGATAATAGTTCCTAGGATTATACACTTGCAGAATTTATATtcatcgtcgaattttttcgtatgtagaatagattttctttgaaaGATCCAGTTCAAGTCACGATTCTTGAATGAAGGGTTAGATTCTTGAAAGAAAATGCAACCGAGGGTTGAATTTCTGTTGCGTTAATGTCATTAGGAATTGCCTAATtctgaaagattttcaaaaagtttgtaAACTTTTCATTATCGGTTACAATCTTCAGTTAGAAGCGATTGTTTTGATTCTTAGTCCCACTGTTTTTATGTACCAATTTCCTTCGGTCGGATGACATTGAAAGATTATTGTGTAGCTTATGCTGTATTTGCTTTTGAGAATAGAAGACGCTTGTATTTAGTCatttagaaatagaaaaaaatgttctatAGACGAGACGGGTTTCCTTACATGTTTATCCAACAGCGCAAAAAACATTCTAAAAGCGATACAAGACTGGTTTTAAAATCCAAATTTCATGGAATATTAAATTCCTTCATGCAAttgaaaaatagcaaaaaaccaactcagaaatttaaatattaactAAAAACTGCAAGTCAAGTATCCAAAATCGATCTCGAAAAACCCATAAGTTGAATTGCAATTGAAGAATAACACGAATGTccaataaaataatgattaattatatattaaaaagaaaaaaataatttttcagaccAGGGGATAGTCGACGAGATCAAACGTCTCAACAAAAATCAGGTCACAGCGGCAACAGTACCAgtaacagcagcaacagcaccGCCGGAATCAATAGCAACAGTTCCGGaatcagcagcaacagcaccGGACTCAGCAGCATCACTGTCAACGGGAACAGCAGTAACTCGCgtaatcattatcatcatcaccatcatgcTAAAAAGAGTAAACGACGAGGCAGTAAAAAGGGAAATGGAAACTTGCCTCAGCCAGGTGAACTTGGGCATTGCGTTGATTCGCGTCAACAACAGGGACAGCAGCAGCAATTCAATTCACAACAAAAAGGCTACGTCTCTGTGCCTTCGAATTCGGCAGCTCAGTTGGAGTACGGTAAAATTTATTGGCAACAGTCGCCGGTCCAGCAACAATTACTCGCTACTCAAAACGGTCAGCGACTCTTCACAGCTGTTTCGGATCCGACGGTTTGCGGCTATTCACCGATGCCTCTGACCTACGCAATGGAGCCTGTTTCTTTGCCACCCATGTATCAGCTTTATCAGCCTGTGCCGAGGCCTAGTTATCACAGCTACCGAGGCAGGCCGCGGCACAATCATGCTCAGGGTGCATCTGGGATCTCAGGAGGCAAAATTCCCATGCCGTTCAACTATGGCAACGGATACGCCAACCTGCACGAGAATAACGTCGGCTATTCTACAGGCATCGGCTATCAAAATGGGGACTACGCCAGCCTGCCGCCTGCCGCTAATATCGAAAATGGTGTAACTGCTCAGGAACTAGGGTGCGAACATAGGAGGTACTCTGATCCTGGACTCGGACCTCTTCAAATACCTAAAATCGGCAAGAGCGATGACTCGGAGTCAATGGATAGCGCCAGTTCTGTTACTACTATCGAAAGAAGTAGTAAACTTGTTCTTTCGCTTATCGAGCAGGTAGATTTTTGCTCTTCGTTTGTTCTTTCAGGCTTTTTACTTCGTCGTAGATTTTAAATTAACTGAATAATACAACAAGATCTTCGTGATGTTCAAGAAATTTGCATCTTTTGTGTCAGTTTTGACTTCTCTCTGCTGTTCTgtaatgaaattatgaaaagtctCGTTAATTTTATAACCAGCAGCATAAACTTGAGGTCTAAAAATTAATCtcattaatttgtaatttctagTTTAGCAGTCTCTTGATTAGCTTCTGGGCTTTTTAGAGTTAGCAAAAGCAATTGAGAATTTGTTAGATATCTTATCGTCGGATTAATCTTCATACCGAGATTCTATGAGTTTTGACAACTGAGATTTAAGAGGTTGATCGatcgataaatttataaaagatAAGAACTGACTACTCACTCATTTGtttacataattttatttcatcttcatttgatttcattttttttactatctttCAGGTGA is a window encoding:
- the LOC124414257 gene encoding 40S ribosomal protein SA, with the protein product MSGGLDALALKEDDVTKMLAACTHLGSDNVNFQMEQYVYKRRADGVNIINLRRTWEKLLLAARAIVAIEHASEVFVISSRPYGQRAVLKFAAHTGATPIAGRFTPGAFTNQIQAAFREPRLLIVTDPVTDHQPITEASYVNIPVIAFCNTDSPLRFVDIAIPCNTKSWHSIGLMWWLLAREVLRLRGSIPRETKWEVVVDLFFYRDPEEAEKEEQAAKEIAAPAKMDFISSAEAPPTAEAGWANEVAVIPATENWADDTGAAPAVVPPAGAPAAFAPNEDWAAQVQDEWSATPPAATAAAAAPAPTQSWGGAPTEKW
- the LOC124414228 gene encoding SUN domain-containing protein 1-like encodes the protein MIKAMIIMLTSCWVFDSDHELPDFASEAAGGAVLDTPDTESYHKPDHQQITFFGIPIWEAGYFTPRKVIQPWTQAGECWAFRGSNGKILLKLARAAYIDKVTLEHIPVSASLTGSINSAPRDFSVHLSLHYTPFEM
- the LOC124413887 gene encoding uncharacterized protein LOC124413887; the encoded protein is MQLMTLDLWLLLNTRRMVNFLTKILGFLIQIISIMALGAGVLIAYTLVHVKIDMSTYHEEHPYGKVVKSSDEGLIGIATTSTESNLLLKHELASLKNQALSIEMSLIKMAKNYIFND